Proteins encoded by one window of bacterium:
- a CDS encoding AbrB/MazE/SpoVT family DNA-binding domain-containing protein, with translation MSSTGDLRVSGRGQMSLPAAARRRWGLEEGGSVGYLDIGEAVLLVPGGVDRLRRELLGSVSDQDWEAARGGFGDPELANE, from the coding sequence ATGTCGAGCACGGGTGACCTGCGAGTGTCGGGGCGGGGGCAGATGAGTCTGCCGGCGGCAGCGCGGCGACGGTGGGGGCTTGAAGAAGGCGGCAGCGTGGGCTACCTCGACATCGGTGAGGCGGTGCTGCTCGTCCCGGGTGGCGTCGACAGGCTCCGCCGAGAACTCCTGGGATCGGTTTCCGATCAGGATTGGGAGGCGGCTCGAGGCGGGTTCGGGGATCCCGAACTGGCCAACGAGTGA
- a CDS encoding O-acetylhomoserine aminocarboxypropyltransferase/cysteine synthase: MADRDWGFRTRALHAGGRPDPGTGARTTPIYYSSAFVFEDTDDAADLFALQKYGSIYTRISNPTVNVFEERMANLEGGIGAVATSSGQSAQFLGITSLAGAGDHIVSAAGLYGGTYMQFDVTLRRLGIDTTFVRGSDPDDFAAAIDDRTKLLFTEIIANPAGEIADLSGLADVARAHGLPLVVDSTFATPYLCRPLEFGADIVVHSATKFLCGHGTTIAGVVAEAGRFDWGSGRFPSFTEPVAGYNGLRWWDNFGEYAFCTRLRAEQMRDVGACLSPFDAFFLLCGLETLPLRMDAHVANSRAVAEWLDADDRVAWVRWAGLPDHPHHERAQRYLPKGPGAIFTFGVEGGRQAGARFIEALQLVSHLANVGDAKTLVIHPASTTHQQLSEADLAATGVSADMVRLSVGLEDTEDIIWDLGQALAAAVGRA, translated from the coding sequence GTGGCGGATCGGGATTGGGGGTTTCGCACGCGGGCGCTGCATGCCGGTGGGCGACCCGATCCGGGGACCGGGGCCCGGACCACGCCGATCTACTACAGCTCTGCCTTCGTCTTCGAGGACACCGATGACGCGGCCGACCTCTTCGCCCTCCAGAAGTACGGCTCCATCTACACGCGCATCTCGAACCCCACCGTCAACGTGTTCGAGGAGCGGATGGCGAACCTAGAGGGAGGCATCGGGGCGGTGGCCACCTCCAGCGGCCAGTCCGCCCAGTTCCTCGGCATCACGTCCCTGGCCGGCGCCGGCGATCACATCGTCTCGGCCGCCGGGCTGTACGGCGGCACGTACATGCAGTTCGACGTGACGCTGCGCCGCCTCGGCATCGACACCACTTTCGTCCGCGGCAGCGATCCCGACGACTTCGCCGCCGCCATCGACGACCGGACCAAGCTGCTCTTCACCGAGATCATCGCCAACCCGGCGGGCGAGATCGCCGACCTGAGCGGCCTCGCCGACGTTGCCCGCGCCCACGGCCTGCCGCTGGTCGTGGACTCGACGTTCGCCACCCCGTACCTCTGCCGGCCCCTGGAGTTCGGCGCCGACATCGTCGTGCACTCAGCCACGAAGTTCCTGTGTGGGCACGGCACCACCATCGCAGGGGTTGTCGCCGAGGCCGGTCGCTTCGACTGGGGGTCGGGGCGGTTCCCGAGCTTCACCGAGCCGGTGGCCGGCTACAACGGGCTGCGCTGGTGGGACAATTTCGGCGAGTACGCCTTCTGCACCCGGCTGCGGGCCGAGCAGATGCGCGACGTGGGCGCCTGCCTCTCGCCCTTCGACGCCTTCTTCCTGCTGTGCGGCCTCGAGACGCTGCCGCTGCGCATGGACGCCCACGTGGCCAACTCCCGCGCCGTCGCCGAATGGCTCGACGCCGACGACCGTGTGGCCTGGGTGCGCTGGGCCGGCCTGCCCGACCACCCCCACCACGAGCGAGCACAGCGGTACCTCCCCAAGGGGCCGGGCGCCATCTTCACCTTCGGCGTCGAGGGTGGCAGGCAGGCAGGCGCCAGATTCATCGAGGCGCTGCAACTCGTGTCCCATCTGGCCAACGTCGGCGACGCCAAGACGCTCGTCATCCACCCGGCCTCCACCACCCACCAGCAGCTCTCCGAGGCCGACCTGGCCGCCACCGGCGTGTCGGCCGACATGGTGCGGCTCTCGGTGGGCCTCGAGGACACAGAGGACATCATCTGGGACCTCGGCCAGGCCCTCGCCGCCGCTGTGGGCCGTGCCTGA
- a CDS encoding CoA-binding protein translates to MPDYPPVEGWAPPDAGERWDIIRRSRTVAVVGASGDRARASNFVVTYLLSSSVDFDVYLVNPREREILGRTVYPSLEALPVAPDIVDVFRRSEGLSEVAAEAIAVGAGVFWAQLGLWSPEAARLCLDAGLDVVMNRCLKIEHARFSGGLTLAGFDTGVISSRRRL, encoded by the coding sequence GTGCCTGACTATCCCCCCGTCGAGGGTTGGGCGCCGCCCGACGCCGGCGAGCGCTGGGACATCATCCGCCGCTCGCGCACGGTGGCGGTCGTGGGTGCCTCGGGCGACCGGGCGCGTGCGAGCAACTTCGTCGTGACCTACCTGCTGTCGTCGTCGGTGGACTTCGACGTGTATCTGGTGAACCCCCGCGAGCGGGAGATCCTGGGCCGGACGGTCTACCCCTCGCTGGAGGCCCTGCCCGTGGCACCCGACATCGTCGACGTGTTCCGCCGCTCCGAGGGCCTGTCCGAGGTGGCGGCCGAGGCCATCGCCGTCGGTGCCGGGGTGTTCTGGGCGCAACTCGGTCTGTGGAGCCCCGAGGCCGCCCGGCTCTGCCTGGACGCCGGCCTCGACGTCGTGATGAACCGCTGCCTGAAGATCGAGCACGCCAGATTCTCCGGCGGGCTGACCCTCGCCGGCTTCGACACGGGCGTCATCTCGTCCCGGCGGCGCCTGTGA
- a CDS encoding sigma-70 family RNA polymerase sigma factor, with protein MAPASVLNDRVTVAAFEEFYRAEYLSMVRLAFGLLDTPESAEEITQDAFAKVFEHWDRLDNPGGYLRTAVVNGARSELRRREVRRRIPPGRPRQIPAEQDYLLDALEQLPTRRKTALVLRYYGAMSEREIAETMGIRPGTVKSLLSGGLAQLREVIDR; from the coding sequence GTGGCTCCCGCGAGCGTGTTGAATGACCGCGTGACCGTCGCCGCCTTCGAGGAGTTCTACCGGGCCGAATATCTGTCCATGGTGCGACTCGCCTTCGGGCTCCTGGACACCCCCGAGTCCGCAGAGGAGATCACGCAGGACGCGTTCGCCAAAGTGTTCGAGCATTGGGACAGGCTCGACAACCCGGGCGGATATCTGCGCACGGCGGTCGTCAACGGCGCGCGCAGCGAACTCCGCAGGCGGGAGGTACGGCGCCGCATCCCACCGGGCCGGCCACGGCAGATCCCGGCAGAGCAGGACTACCTGCTGGACGCGCTTGAGCAGCTGCCCACGAGGAGGAAGACGGCGCTGGTGCTCCGCTACTACGGCGCAATGTCCGAACGGGAGATCGCCGAGACGATGGGCATCCGCCCCGGCACGGTCAAGAGCCTCCTGTCGGGAGGACTCGCGCAACTGCGGGAGGTGATCGACAGATGA
- a CDS encoding sigma-70 family RNA polymerase sigma factor has translation MIAVDFDEFYRTEYAPMVRLARGLVDATESAEEIAQDAFARVFERWGRLESPGGYLRTAVVNGARSELRRREVRRRIGLGQPRQAPPERDYLLDALDRLAPKRKTALVLRFYAGLSERETAETMGVRPGTVKSLVSRGLAELREVIEP, from the coding sequence GTGATCGCCGTCGATTTCGATGAGTTCTACCGGACCGAGTACGCGCCCATGGTGCGGCTCGCCCGCGGGTTGGTCGACGCCACCGAGTCCGCCGAGGAGATCGCTCAGGACGCCTTCGCCCGCGTGTTCGAGCGCTGGGGCCGGCTGGAGTCCCCGGGCGGCTACCTGCGCACCGCGGTGGTCAACGGCGCCCGCAGCGAACTCCGTAGGCGGGAGGTCCGGCGCCGGATCGGCTTGGGGCAACCCCGGCAGGCGCCGCCGGAGCGGGACTACCTCCTCGACGCCCTCGACCGGCTCGCACCCAAGCGGAAGACGGCCCTGGTGCTGCGCTTCTACGCCGGCCTGTCCGAGCGGGAGACTGCCGAGACCATGGGCGTCCGCCCCGGCACGGTCAAGAGCCTGGTGTCGCGAGGGTTGGCGGAGCTGCGGGAGGTGATCGAGCCATGA
- a CDS encoding diaminopropionate ammonia-lyase produces MSVLVTPNPLREERDWPPAPPEIAGFHRRMPAYSPTLLLDAPDLAEQLGVGRLLVKAETRRMGLPSFKILGASWATYQAICEHVGAPPARWGNINELAARLAYLRPLQLCTATDGNHGRAVAFMARLLGFDAQIFVPAGMAAARIEAMEWEGAKVTMVAGDYDDAVARSAQEAGERCIVVSDTSWPGYETIPAQVIEGYTTIFAEVDEAIAASGLEQPELVVVPMGVGAFMSAAVTHYRSGDHRPVLVGTEPSDANCVQASALAGDITHVPGPHRSIMVGLNCGQPSPVAWPRLAAGVDWFTSVDDDAARQAMRDLADAAVVAGETGAASLAGLVALLADPAAREALGDLSGTCVMVTVTEGATDPDAYERIVGRSHDTVGRVLTAMR; encoded by the coding sequence ATGTCTGTGCTGGTCACTCCCAACCCCCTGCGCGAGGAACGAGACTGGCCCCCGGCGCCGCCCGAGATCGCCGGATTCCATCGCCGCATGCCGGCCTACTCGCCGACACTCCTGCTGGACGCCCCCGACCTGGCCGAACAGCTGGGCGTGGGTCGCCTGCTCGTCAAGGCGGAGACCCGCCGCATGGGCCTGCCGTCATTCAAGATCCTGGGCGCCTCCTGGGCCACCTACCAGGCCATCTGCGAACACGTCGGTGCCCCGCCGGCCCGCTGGGGGAACATCAACGAGCTGGCGGCCCGGCTGGCCTACCTGCGCCCGCTGCAGTTGTGCACCGCCACTGACGGCAACCACGGCCGGGCGGTGGCCTTCATGGCCCGGCTGCTGGGCTTCGACGCCCAGATCTTCGTTCCTGCGGGGATGGCGGCCGCCCGCATCGAAGCCATGGAGTGGGAGGGCGCCAAGGTCACGATGGTTGCCGGCGACTACGACGACGCCGTTGCCCGCTCCGCGCAGGAGGCCGGCGAGCGCTGCATCGTGGTGTCCGACACCTCCTGGCCGGGCTACGAGACCATCCCCGCCCAGGTGATCGAGGGCTACACCACCATCTTCGCCGAAGTGGACGAGGCCATTGCCGCAAGCGGCCTCGAGCAACCCGAGCTGGTGGTGGTGCCGATGGGCGTCGGGGCGTTCATGTCGGCCGCGGTGACGCACTACCGGTCCGGCGACCACCGGCCGGTGCTGGTGGGCACCGAGCCGAGCGACGCCAACTGCGTGCAGGCTTCGGCCCTAGCCGGAGACATCACGCACGTCCCCGGCCCGCACCGCTCGATCATGGTCGGACTCAACTGCGGCCAGCCGTCGCCGGTGGCGTGGCCCCGCCTGGCCGCCGGGGTGGACTGGTTCACCTCCGTGGATGACGACGCGGCCCGACAGGCCATGCGCGACCTTGCCGACGCCGCCGTCGTGGCTGGCGAGACCGGCGCCGCCTCCCTGGCCGGACTGGTAGCACTGCTGGCCGACCCCGCCGCCCGGGAGGCGCTCGGCGACCTGTCGGGCACGTGCGTGATGGTGACGGTCACCGAGGGCGCCACCGACCCCGACGCCTACGAGCGGATCGTGGGCCGCAGCCACGACACCGTCGGCCGAGTCCTCACCGCCATGCGCTGA
- a CDS encoding ATP-dependent Clp protease proteolytic subunit, whose product MGTWGEIEKELLSRRLPNGTPDFDGVRRGYLKRLAEYTQRSTIVYEADGFSPSPGVMPADVAIGLDPDVGAFMEVVHGLPKSTPVDLILHSPGGTAEAAEAIVDYLRGRFPGLRVLVPVAAMSAATMVAMAADEIVMGAHSQLGPIDPQISIATPEGPRSAPAAAIRQQFEEARRDLAAHPEHTAAWLPILRSMAPALLQICEDAERLAKSMVTEWLARFMFAKQPDPHAAAQGVADALTDYGHFMSHGRRLGVSRLKGLGLNITDLESDPTLQDLVLSVHHAVNHTMNHTGVVKIVENHLGKAFIHRVGVVPVTVPPGLADQPPASPDLPQGGNRQQRRAAERKQRKKS is encoded by the coding sequence ATGGGCACTTGGGGTGAAATCGAGAAAGAACTCCTGAGTAGGCGGCTGCCGAACGGAACTCCGGACTTCGATGGAGTGCGTCGTGGCTACCTCAAGCGGCTGGCGGAATACACGCAGCGCTCAACCATCGTCTACGAGGCAGACGGCTTCAGTCCATCGCCAGGAGTAATGCCAGCGGATGTCGCTATCGGGCTGGATCCAGATGTCGGCGCATTCATGGAGGTCGTGCACGGATTGCCGAAGTCCACACCCGTCGATCTCATTCTGCATTCCCCCGGGGGGACTGCTGAAGCAGCAGAAGCGATAGTCGACTATCTGCGCGGTCGGTTTCCGGGGCTGCGAGTCCTTGTACCTGTCGCAGCGATGTCCGCTGCGACGATGGTGGCGATGGCAGCGGACGAGATCGTAATGGGCGCCCATTCCCAACTCGGCCCGATCGATCCTCAGATCTCGATCGCCACACCAGAGGGTCCGCGCTCGGCACCGGCAGCGGCCATACGGCAGCAGTTCGAGGAGGCCCGCCGCGATCTCGCGGCACATCCGGAGCACACTGCGGCGTGGTTGCCGATCCTGCGGAGCATGGCACCTGCTCTGCTCCAGATCTGCGAAGACGCCGAGAGACTTGCCAAGTCGATGGTGACCGAGTGGCTTGCGCGGTTCATGTTCGCCAAGCAGCCCGATCCGCATGCAGCGGCGCAGGGCGTTGCTGACGCTCTGACTGACTATGGACACTTCATGAGTCACGGCCGCCGTCTCGGAGTGAGCAGGCTGAAGGGCTTGGGGCTGAACATCACCGACCTCGAGTCAGACCCAACCTTGCAGGACTTGGTGCTGAGCGTTCACCACGCGGTCAACCACACGATGAACCACACAGGTGTTGTGAAGATCGTGGAGAACCACCTCGGGAAGGCGTTCATACATCGGGTAGGAGTCGTGCCGGTCACGGTGCCACCGGGCCTGGCAGACCAGCCGCCCGCTTCACCGGATCTTCCGCAGGGAGGGAACCGGCAGCAGCGCCGCGCCGCGGAGAGGAAGCAAAGGAAGAAGTCGTGA
- a CDS encoding TIGR03621 family F420-dependent LLM class oxidoreductase — protein MTRPFRFGLTLERTSNQDQIAEQARRAEELGYSCMVMTDHLDARNGPLVTITTAALATSTLRVGTLVLCNDYRHPVVLAKELATLDRISGGRLEIGIGAGWMTTDYEQAGLPKDRPGVRIERLAEAVSVMEGCFGDGPFDFAGEHYTIGGLDAGPTPVQRPRPPLLMAGGGPRMLMLAAQRADIVAVNVNLRSGVMSESVAANATAEATDEKVALVREVAGERFAGIELSVGVFIASIVDDRHGFAADLAPGFGLTVEQALGSPHALFGTVDECIAALEERRERWGVSYVTIPAETAADFAPVVEHLTGR, from the coding sequence ATGACACGCCCATTCCGGTTCGGCCTCACTCTGGAGAGGACCAGCAATCAGGACCAGATAGCCGAGCAGGCGCGCCGGGCCGAGGAGTTGGGCTACTCGTGCATGGTGATGACCGATCATCTGGACGCCCGGAACGGGCCTCTCGTGACGATCACCACGGCGGCGCTGGCCACTTCGACGCTGCGGGTCGGCACGCTGGTGCTCTGCAACGACTACCGCCATCCCGTCGTCTTGGCGAAGGAACTCGCCACCCTCGACAGGATCTCCGGCGGCCGGCTGGAGATCGGCATCGGAGCCGGCTGGATGACCACCGACTACGAGCAGGCCGGACTCCCGAAGGATCGGCCGGGAGTGCGCATCGAGCGCTTGGCGGAGGCCGTTTCGGTCATGGAAGGCTGCTTCGGCGACGGGCCGTTCGACTTCGCCGGGGAGCACTACACCATCGGCGGCCTGGACGCCGGCCCCACGCCCGTACAGCGTCCGCGCCCGCCGCTGCTGATGGCCGGCGGCGGCCCGAGGATGCTGATGCTGGCGGCGCAGCGAGCCGACATCGTGGCGGTCAACGTGAACCTGCGCAGCGGCGTGATGAGCGAGAGCGTGGCGGCCAACGCCACGGCCGAGGCGACCGACGAGAAGGTGGCGCTCGTGCGCGAAGTCGCCGGGGAACGCTTCGCCGGCATCGAACTCAGCGTCGGCGTGTTCATCGCCAGCATCGTCGACGACCGCCACGGCTTCGCCGCCGATCTGGCGCCCGGCTTCGGGCTCACCGTCGAGCAGGCCCTCGGCTCACCACACGCCCTCTTCGGCACCGTCGACGAGTGCATCGCCGCCCTCGAGGAGCGCCGCGAGCGCTGGGGCGTCTCCTACGTGACCATCCCCGCCGAGACGGCCGCGGATTTCGCCCCCGTCGTCGAACACCTCACCGGCCGCTAG
- a CDS encoding sterol desaturase family protein — protein sequence MARTEGYVPDGIPMEPPRFLTRPSDSLRAISKLTKLMLWPYGLFYIGLSVVVWNYFTPALARMQRFEIGWVAEIYVRNLVMVAVWVSVIHFWLYVRRAQGMRFKYDDRWLSTTARRFMWRNQAWDNAFWTLVSAPVFWTFWEALLYWCYANDYVPHARWSDGAGWVVYLVVMTVFSFWLVAGYFYVTHRFLHTGPMYRWAHYLHHKNVNTGPWSGLSMHPIEHLLYFSTPVFFLFIPANPFIIIVTQIFTGLAPSLGHSNFDRIVTVGDRTLPAGDYFHDLHHKYFECNYGTPVVPVDAWVGTWHDGSPEAHERMRARREAAGHLARKGD from the coding sequence ATGGCCAGGACCGAGGGCTACGTGCCGGACGGCATCCCGATGGAGCCGCCCAGGTTCCTGACGCGGCCGTCGGACTCGCTGAGGGCGATCAGCAAGCTGACCAAGCTGATGCTCTGGCCCTACGGGTTGTTCTACATCGGGCTGTCGGTGGTGGTCTGGAACTACTTCACGCCTGCGTTGGCCCGCATGCAGCGCTTCGAGATCGGCTGGGTGGCGGAGATCTATGTGCGCAACCTGGTGATGGTGGCGGTATGGGTGAGCGTCATCCACTTCTGGCTCTACGTGCGCCGAGCGCAGGGTATGCGGTTCAAGTACGACGACCGATGGCTCAGCACCACCGCCCGCCGCTTCATGTGGCGCAACCAGGCGTGGGACAACGCCTTCTGGACGCTGGTCAGTGCGCCCGTCTTCTGGACCTTCTGGGAGGCGCTGCTCTACTGGTGCTACGCCAACGACTACGTCCCGCACGCCCGCTGGAGCGACGGGGCGGGCTGGGTCGTCTACCTGGTGGTGATGACGGTCTTCTCGTTCTGGCTTGTGGCCGGCTACTTCTACGTGACCCACCGGTTCCTGCACACCGGGCCCATGTACCGGTGGGCGCACTACCTGCACCACAAGAATGTCAACACCGGGCCGTGGTCGGGCCTGTCGATGCACCCCATCGAGCACCTGCTCTACTTCTCCACGCCGGTGTTCTTCCTGTTCATCCCCGCCAACCCGTTCATCATCATCGTCACGCAGATCTTCACCGGCCTCGCCCCGTCGCTCGGTCACTCCAACTTCGACCGCATCGTGACCGTCGGCGACCGCACCCTGCCTGCCGGCGACTACTTCCACGACCTGCACCACAAGTACTTCGAGTGCAACTACGGCACGCCGGTGGTCCCGGTCGACGCCTGGGTGGGCACCTGGCACGACGGCTCCCCCGAGGCCCACGAACGCATGCGAGCCCGCCGCGAGGCCGCCGGACACCTCGCCCGCAAGGGCGACTGA
- a CDS encoding adenylosuccinate lyase family protein: protein MAIDLPLLGVFGEARFVEAFAADRTIGAWLDVEVALARAQAEAGVIPESAAETIRAELASVEIDHEQLEEGTRLVGYPILPLLQQLGRTHPEVAAWLHFGATTQDIMDTALVLQLRDACRDIAHAGVELGDTLAALAESHRVTPMAGRTHGQQAVPITFGMKVSGWLEEIARSLVHLGEARAAAEVVQLYGAAGTSAAYGPLGAATRRRTAEILGLGCDDVPWHSVRDRLAQVAGSLGVLAAATSRIALEVIDLARSEIAEVREGGGRLAGASSTMPQKANPILSETIVGLSGMACALAAVPLRAMTGRHERSAGEWQMEWDSLPLLVAYTGSSLARCGDLLAGLHVDRARMAANLEIDGGLIMAEALMIRLAPLLGRQEAHDAVYDLSAAARTSGVPLAEAARSFLGDRGPADQVDLEPDSYLGEAEAIVAAAVERWRTVRRPQL, encoded by the coding sequence GTGGCCATAGATCTGCCCCTGCTGGGTGTCTTCGGCGAGGCGCGGTTCGTGGAGGCTTTCGCCGCGGATCGGACCATCGGGGCCTGGCTCGATGTGGAGGTGGCGCTGGCACGGGCGCAGGCCGAAGCCGGCGTGATCCCCGAGTCGGCAGCCGAGACGATCCGGGCAGAACTCGCATCGGTCGAGATCGATCACGAGCAACTGGAGGAGGGAACCCGGCTCGTCGGGTACCCGATCCTGCCGCTGTTGCAGCAACTCGGCCGGACCCATCCCGAGGTGGCCGCCTGGCTGCACTTCGGTGCCACCACGCAGGACATCATGGATACGGCGCTGGTGCTCCAACTGCGCGACGCCTGTAGGGACATCGCCCACGCCGGCGTCGAGCTGGGCGACACCCTGGCGGCGCTCGCAGAGTCACACCGGGTCACGCCGATGGCCGGCCGGACCCACGGTCAGCAGGCCGTGCCGATCACCTTCGGCATGAAGGTGTCCGGCTGGCTGGAGGAGATCGCCCGCTCGCTGGTACACCTGGGCGAGGCACGGGCGGCCGCCGAGGTGGTCCAGCTGTACGGGGCGGCGGGCACGTCGGCGGCCTACGGACCCCTCGGCGCTGCCACGCGCCGTCGCACCGCGGAGATCCTGGGTCTGGGTTGCGATGACGTGCCGTGGCACAGCGTCCGGGACCGCCTCGCGCAGGTCGCCGGCAGCCTGGGTGTGTTGGCCGCGGCGACGAGCCGGATCGCTCTGGAGGTCATCGACCTGGCCCGCAGCGAGATCGCCGAGGTCCGGGAGGGCGGCGGCCGGCTGGCCGGTGCGTCCTCCACGATGCCCCAGAAGGCCAACCCCATCCTCTCCGAGACCATCGTGGGGCTCAGCGGGATGGCCTGCGCGCTTGCCGCCGTGCCGCTGCGCGCCATGACCGGTCGCCACGAGCGGTCGGCGGGGGAGTGGCAGATGGAGTGGGACTCGCTGCCGCTGCTCGTTGCGTACACCGGCAGCTCGCTGGCACGCTGCGGCGATCTGCTCGCCGGGCTGCACGTGGACCGCGCACGGATGGCCGCCAACCTGGAGATCGACGGGGGCCTGATCATGGCCGAGGCGCTCATGATCCGCCTCGCCCCGCTGCTGGGGCGCCAAGAGGCCCACGACGCTGTCTACGACCTGTCCGCGGCCGCTCGGACCTCCGGCGTGCCCCTGGCCGAGGCTGCCCGGTCGTTCCTCGGCGACCGGGGTCCGGCGGATCAGGTGGACCTCGAACCGGACAGCTACCTGGGCGAGGCCGAGGCGATCGTGGCTGCCGCCGTCGAGCGCTGGAGGACCGTGCGCCGCCCGCAGCTATGA
- a CDS encoding DUF2384 domain-containing protein: MTTIRSLLDNVCAGGVLTVGDLAQVTRTSKRNVVRWRYRGATVRRDVEERLLELRAVVDLTRKAMPDREARTWLRSPQPELEGMRPLDAISEGKAFAVIDLLGALADAAVEAAIE, translated from the coding sequence ATGACGACGATCAGATCGCTGCTGGACAACGTGTGCGCCGGGGGCGTGCTGACCGTTGGAGACCTCGCGCAGGTCACCCGGACCAGCAAGCGCAACGTCGTCCGCTGGCGCTATCGAGGCGCCACCGTCCGTCGCGACGTGGAGGAACGGCTCCTCGAGCTGCGCGCCGTCGTGGATCTCACCCGCAAGGCGATGCCCGACCGCGAGGCGCGAACCTGGTTGCGGTCGCCCCAGCCCGAACTCGAAGGCATGAGGCCGCTCGACGCGATCTCCGAAGGCAAGGCCTTCGCAGTGATCGACTTGCTGGGGGCTCTGGCGGATGCCGCCGTGGAGGCCGCCATCGAGTGA
- a CDS encoding sterol desaturase family protein: MERIAGYEPAEAIPMQPPTLRGGPKKALQTIRNLVWMTMWPYGFIYAGLAALVWNVFTPAMERMERFSIGWIAEIYLRNVVLLLVSAGGLHLWLYVRRAQGKNYKYDRRWLSSKSRRFLWGSQTRDNMFWALTSGAFFWTAYEALLLWAYANNHIARVDWGDGPGWVVYLLAMTVVPFFLVTGWFYVTHRLLHTRPLYRWAHYLHHKNVNTGPWSGLSMHPLEHLLYFSTVLFFMLIPVSPFVVILTNLFTAMDPARGHCGFDRFEIGYGRTMPAGTYYHDLHHKYFECNYGLQVIPIDAWMGTWHDGSPEAHERMRARLEAVRR, encoded by the coding sequence ATGGAGCGGATCGCGGGGTACGAACCGGCGGAAGCCATCCCGATGCAGCCGCCCACGCTGCGGGGCGGCCCCAAGAAGGCGCTGCAGACCATCCGGAACCTCGTCTGGATGACGATGTGGCCCTACGGCTTCATCTACGCCGGCCTGGCGGCGCTGGTGTGGAACGTCTTCACCCCCGCCATGGAGCGCATGGAGCGGTTCTCCATCGGCTGGATCGCCGAGATCTATCTGCGCAACGTGGTGCTGCTGCTGGTCTCGGCGGGGGGTCTGCACCTCTGGCTCTACGTGCGCCGGGCCCAGGGCAAGAACTACAAGTACGACCGCCGCTGGTTGAGCAGCAAGAGCCGCCGCTTCCTCTGGGGCAGCCAGACGCGGGACAACATGTTCTGGGCGCTCACCAGCGGCGCATTCTTCTGGACCGCCTACGAGGCGCTGCTGCTGTGGGCGTACGCCAACAACCACATCGCCCGGGTGGATTGGGGTGACGGGCCGGGTTGGGTCGTCTACCTGCTTGCAATGACGGTCGTGCCGTTCTTCCTGGTCACCGGCTGGTTCTACGTGACCCATAGGCTGCTGCACACCCGTCCCCTGTACCGCTGGGCGCACTACCTGCACCACAAGAACGTGAACACCGGACCGTGGTCGGGCCTCTCCATGCACCCCCTGGAGCACCTGCTCTACTTCTCCACGGTGCTGTTCTTCATGCTCATACCAGTGAGCCCCTTCGTTGTCATCCTGACGAATCTCTTCACCGCCATGGACCCGGCGCGCGGTCACTGCGGCTTCGACCGCTTCGAGATCGGCTACGGCCGCACCATGCCCGCGGGCACTTACTACCACGACCTGCACCACAAGTACTTCGAGTGCAACTACGGCCTGCAGGTGATTCCCATCGACGCCTGGATGGGCACCTGGCACGACGGCTCGCCCGAGGCCCACGAACGCATGCGGGCCCGCCTGGAGGCCGTCCGGCGCTGA
- a CDS encoding TIGR04255 family protein → MRPPEGQLPAYDRPPVVEVALAIQFESAIGYRSVDLAQIAEPWQDMLPNVSERPTLAPIAVEPDRPAVALKLSDETETPRLWLQNKEGSQLLQLQQDRLVVNWRKLPMDTPYPRYATIRAFLVS, encoded by the coding sequence GTGCGGCCGCCTGAAGGCCAACTCCCTGCCTACGACCGGCCGCCGGTGGTCGAGGTGGCTCTGGCGATCCAATTCGAGTCAGCCATCGGCTACCGCTCGGTCGACCTCGCCCAGATCGCCGAGCCTTGGCAAGACATGCTGCCGAACGTGTCCGAGCGGCCGACGCTGGCACCGATTGCCGTCGAACCCGATCGCCCGGCGGTGGCACTCAAGCTGAGCGACGAGACGGAGACGCCTCGCCTGTGGCTTCAGAACAAGGAAGGAAGCCAACTCCTGCAACTCCAGCAAGATCGGCTCGTCGTCAACTGGCGGAAGCTCCCAATGGACACCCCTTACCCGCGCTACGCAACCATCCGAGCGTTCCTAGTGTCCTGA
- a CDS encoding ChpI protein, translating into MKVAVSIPDPLFRRAERLARRRMMSRSQLYALALEQIVGFEGDSEITQQLNAVYEGHDSRLDSGLAAAQAEAMREQW; encoded by the coding sequence GTGAAGGTCGCCGTCTCGATCCCCGATCCCCTGTTCCGCCGTGCGGAACGATTGGCGCGCCGGCGGATGATGTCGCGCTCGCAGCTGTACGCGTTGGCGCTGGAACAGATCGTGGGTTTCGAAGGCGACAGCGAGATCACCCAGCAACTCAACGCCGTGTATGAAGGCCACGACTCCCGACTGGATTCCGGTCTGGCGGCAGCGCAGGCCGAAGCCATGCGCGAGCAGTGGTGA